The following are encoded together in the Phaseolus vulgaris cultivar G19833 chromosome 9, P. vulgaris v2.0, whole genome shotgun sequence genome:
- the LOC137822383 gene encoding uncharacterized protein, with protein MAESASLSLYTLFQLLMLLSQSTAYKNFGVESSIVYRYNRVAEIEKHCNPYVTSSYQSVPDDNRDYTLQTELSFGNGDWNQENGGFPLMPFDESDLQSPHGADRLQLASFKMEDINIVHHKENASVNVGGILSIGISRNTTIYPSVYYPPPYFTMMPGFSILTVVLEGVYFESGGDRLLCLLGNAALPISEPHVEYWDISNSHWSGYSNQSRLFQDDQILLLLRYPQKFNLTSRAIKGEIRSLNKHGTLNYFDNVHISSQLNRYSNYQFSPESMPRSCDDNNKHFFQEEWEEYGVLTFSGCEFCKTLESISEPFNVIPNYKLSKLSPLQPGKEFGMAHWRLNHEDFRLVFQHVICVEETNNRSIKNARISATLRVFPASIPEDTARERTGLSNLTLLAEGTWDSSSGKLCMIGCPGEVISVSEECNYQIFLYFPRVYSIKQRSLILGSISRIGNETNMFFPLLINYVPRPVFLHRSIGPCGSYLSYNYSVVQLATSMRRKNQPSKFTLLKHLSFLKYPALEDEQDVLAQLLFLSKNLNIEAYTICKHCLDKHSSRVFIHMEVFSLGSLFSPYVPRLSKNDGRRKPTGTEKFTTAEILDISLHLIFNERSSVFPIKQYKHLSPLFLEGVYDPLAGQMYLIGCRMVSNVSTNVELGIDCLIDVKVQYPPLTGRWLKNPSVEMTISSQRPKNDPLHFNAIAFQTDIIPYLKHYDDAAFRKRFERVLRILISCALAGIVFSQLSYMNRNVASIPHMSLVMVAEQILGFGAELLRDTEILLESKESSAYREFSHDAHGYYEHILNPLEIITRLMILVALLLTIRLYKKVSKAKKRINVYGSNKEKRLPQNRNAVLLILKVHTVVSLVLTCILRIEFFLGNNLRSLDWIDFVVMPDVLIQQVLMHALWAQNLFLVPQALKKSVWQSKVKPLRKMYYVGLTLLRLILYSYDYIRDPVLVPYSDNGDFNRTTSNFFSIYGIAGATVPIIMVLVASVVHIQQSCSTRKSLCQ; from the coding sequence ATGGCCGAATCTGCAAGTCTAAGCCTTTATACTTTGTTCCAACTGCTTATGCTTCTTTCCCAGTCGACTGCTTACAAGAATTTCGGAGTGGAATCTTCAATAGTCTACAGATACAATCGTGTAGCTGAAATAGAAAAGCATTGTAACCCATATGTTACTTCATCATACCAATCAGTTCCTGATGACAATAGAGATTACACACTTCAAACAGAACTCTCTTTCGGTAATGGAGATTGGAACCAGGAGAATGGCGGTTTTCCATTGATGCCATTTGATGAGAGTGATTTGCAGTCCCCTCATGGAGCAGATAGATTACAACTTGCTTCATTTAAAATGGAGGACATCAATATAGTTCACCACAAAGAAAATGCTTCAGTCAATGTTGGAGGGATATTGTCAATAGGCATATCTAGAAATACTACAATTTATCCTTCTGTTTACTATCCTCCACCATATTTCACCATGATGCCTGGTTTCTCCATCCTCACTGTTGTATTGGAAGGGGTCTATTTTGAAAGTGGGGGAGATCGTTTGTTGTGTCTTTTGGGGAACGCAGCTTTACCCATATCAGAACCCCATGTTGAATATTGGGATATATCCAATAGTCATTGGTCCGGTTATAGCAACCAATCACGTCTATTCCAAGATGATCAGATATTGCTTCTTCTCAGGTACCCTCAGAAATTCAATTTGACTAGCAGGGCTATAAAGGGTGAAATTAGAAGTTTAAACAAACATGGAACCTTGAATTACTTTGATAATGTTCACATTTCTTCTCAGTTGAATCGGTATTCCAATTATCAGTTTAGTCCAGAATCAATGCCAAGATCTtgtgatgataataataaacaCTTCTTTCAAGAGGAATGGGAAGAATATGGTGTACTCACATTCAGTGGCTGTGAGTTTTGCAAGACTCTTGAAAGTATTTCAGAACCTTTCAACGTTATCCCAAATTACAAGTTAAGCAAATTAAGCCCTCTCCAACCAGGAAAAGAATTTGGCATGGCTCACTGGAGATTGAACCATGAAGACTTCAGGCTTGTCTTCCAGCATGTAATATGTGTGGAGGAAACTAACAATCGTAGTATAAAAAATGCAAGAATTTCAGCAACACTGAGAGTGTTTCCTGCATCCATACCAGAAGATACTGCAAGAGAAAGAACAGGCCTCTCCAACCTTACATTGTTGGCGGAGGGTACATGGGATTCATCAAGTGGGAAACTATGCATGATAGGATGTCCTGGTGAAGTTATTTCAGTGTCCGAAGAATGTAACTATCAGATATTCTTATACTTTCCACGAGTGTACTCCATTAAGCAGAGAAGTCTCATACTGGGAAGTATATCAAGAATTGGCAATGAAACGAACATGTTCTTCCCTCTGCTGATTAATTATGTGCCGCGTCCTGTGTTTCTCCATAGGAGTATTGGTCCATGCGGTTCTTATTTATCATATAATTACTCGGTGGTCCAGCTAGCAACTTCAATGAGAAGGAAAAATCAGCCGTCAAAATTCACACTTCTCAAACATTTATCATTCTTGAAGTATCCAGCTTTGGAAGACGAACAAGATGTACTTGCTCAGCTACTTTTTCTTTCCAAGAATCTCAATATTGAGGCATATACAATTTGCAAGCATTGTTTAGACAAACATAGCTCAAGGGTCTTCATCCATATGGAGGTGTTTTCTTTAGGTTCATTATTCAGTCCATATGTACCCAGGTTGAGTAAAAATGATGGACGAAGGAAACCTACAGGAACTGAAAAATTCACTACTGCAGAAATTCTCGATATCTCATTGCATCTTATATTCAATGAAAGATCTTCAGTGTTTCCAATCAAGCAATATAAACATTTGTCACCTTTATTCTTGGAAGGTGTATATGATCCTTTAGCTGGTCAAATGTATCTAATTGGTTGCAGAATGGTTTCAAATGTGAGCACCAATGTTGAGCTCGGCATAGATTGTCTAATTGATGTTAAGGTTCAGTATCCTCCTTTAACTGGACGATGGCTGAAAAATCCTTCAGTTGAAATGACCATTTCTAGTCAAAGGCCTAAAAATGACCCTCTTCATTTTAACGCTATAGCTTTTCAGACAGACATTATTCCCTACTTAAAGCATTACGATGATGCCGCCTTCAGAAAACGCTTTGAAAGAGTTCTTAGGATACTGATTTCCTGTGCTCTTGCAGGAATCGTCTTTAGCCAACTAAGTTACATGAACAGAAACGTGGCTTCCATTCCTCACATGTCTCTTGTCATGGTTGCTGAACAGATTCTTGGTTTTGGTGCTGAGTTGCTTAGGGATACCGAGATCCTTTTggaatcaaaggaatcttcagCTTACAGAGAATTTTCTCACGATgctcatggttattatgaacACATACTGAATCCCTTAGAAATCATAACAAGGCTAATGATTCTTGTTGCCTTGCTTCTTACCATAAGGCTGTACAAGAAGGTGTCAAAAGCTAAGAAAAGGATAAATGTATATGGGTCTAACAAGGAAAAGCGCCTACCACAAAATAGGAATGCTGTTTTATTGATTTTGAAGGTTCACACTGTTGTGTCTCTGGTGCTAACATGCATACTGAGAATTGAGTTTTTTCTCGGAAATAATTTAAGGTCTCTAGATTGGATTGATTTTGTTGTTATGCCTGACGTGTTGATTCAACAAGTGCTAATGCATGCGCTTTGGGCTCAAAATCTTTTTCTGGTTCCTCAAGCTCTTAAGAAGTCTGTGTGGCAAAGCAAAGTTAAGCCTTTGAGGAAAATGTACTATGTTGGACTAACACTGCTAAGGCTAATTCTCTATTCTTATGACTACATCAGAGACCCTGTCCTAGTTCCATACTCTGATAATGGTGATTTCAACAGAACTACCTCAAATTTCTTTTCCATTTATGGCATCGCTGGCGCCACAGTTCCCATCATTATGGTTTTAGTTGCAAGTGTGGTTCACATTCAACAAAGCTGCAGTACTCGGAAATCATTGTGCCAATAA
- the LOC137821487 gene encoding pentatricopeptide repeat-containing protein At5g55740, chloroplastic, producing MAFLPPSVPNPPLHLPHSKPQTLTNLTPKQFSHNHFSSLCKDGRIREAVDCLSEMQWRNLPAGPDVYGTILQGCVYERALPLGSQIHGHLIKKGPSFSQNEFVESKLIILYAKCGASDVATRLFRDSQSQNVFSWAAIIGLHTRTGRCQEALLSYIEMQNQGFLPDNFVVPNALKACGFLRWVGFGKGVHAFVVKTMGFSECVYVATSLVDMYGKCGALEDAERVFDGMAERNDVAWNSMIVTYAQNGMNEEAIGMFREMRLQGVELTPVALSGFFTACANMEAVGEGRQGHGLAVVRGLELDNVLGSSIMNFYFKVGFVEEAEVVFGDMVMRDVVAWNLVVSGYVQYGMVGKALEMCRIMREQNLRFDCVTLSSLLAVAADTRDAGLGMKAHAYCVKNDFEYDVVVSSGIIDMYAKCGRMDCARRIFSSTRKKDIVLWNTMLAACAEQGLSGEALKLFFQLQLESVPPNVVSWNSVIFGFFKNGQVAEARNMFAEMCSSGVTPNLITWTTVMSGLAQNGLGYDAMMVFREMQDMGISPNNMSITCALSACTSMALLKYGRAIHGYIMRHYMFQSLNIATTIMDMYAKCGALNDAKHVFSLCSTKELPVYNAMISAYASHGQAREALALFKQLGKKGIVPDHITLTSVLSACSHGGLVKEGIEIFKYMVSDLQMSPSQEHYGCLIKLLAGDGQLDEALETIFTMPSHPDEHILGSLLAACGQNHDIELADYIAKWLLKLDPHNSGNYVALSNVYATVGKWDEVSNIRRFMKEKGLRKIPGCSWIQVGQELHYFIAGDRSHPKTEEIYVTLDLLGSEMH from the coding sequence ATGGCTTTTCTCCCTCCCTCAGTCCCCAACCCTCCGCTCCATCTTCCTCATTCCAAACCCCAAACCCTCACAAACCTCACGCCGAAGCAATTCTCTCACAACCACTTCTCTTCGCTCTGCAAAGATGGCCGAATCCGCGAAGCCGTAGACTGCCTCTCTGAAATGCAATGGCGAAACCTCCCGGCGGGACCCGACGTTTACGGAACGATCCTTCAGGGCTGCGTGTACGAGAGAGCCCTACCGCTCGGCAGCCAAATCCACGGCCACCTCATAAAAAAAGGTCCTTCCTTCTCCCAAAACGAGTTCGTCGAATCCAAGCTAATCATTCTCTACGCAAAATGCGGCGCATCCGACGTGGCAACGCGCCTCTTCCGCGATTCGCAAAGCCAGAACGTCTTCTCCTGGGCCGCCATTATCGGGTTGCACACGCGAACGGGCCGTTGCCAAGAAGCGCTTTTGAGTTACATCGAAATGCAGAACCAGGGGTTCTTACCCGACAACTTCGTTGTCCCCAATGCTTTGAAGGCTTGTGGGTTTCTTCGGTGGGTTGGATTTGGTAAAGGGGTTCACGCATTCGTTGTGAAGACAATGGGGTTCAGTGAATGTGTTTATGTTGCTACTAGCCTTGTGGACATGTACGGGAAGTGTGGAGCTTTGGAGGATGCGGAGAGGGTGTTTGATGGAATGGCTGAGAGAAACGACGTCGCTTGGAACTCCATGATTGTGACCTACGCGCAAAACGGAATGAATGAGGAGGCGATTGGGATGTTTCGGGAGATGAGGTTGCAGGGAGTAGAACTAACTCCCGTTGCTTTGTCGGGTTTTTTTACGGCATGTGCGAATATGGAGGCCGTTGGAGAAGGACGACAAGGGCATGGCCTTGCTGTTGTGAGAGGGTTGGAGTTGGATAACGTTTTGGGGAGTTCAATTATGAACTTCTATTTCAAGGTTGGTTTCGTTGAGGAAGCCGAGGTGGTTTTTGGAGACATGGTGATGAGAGATGTGGTAGCCTGGAATTTGGTTGTGTCGGGTTACGTGCAGTATGGGATGGTTGGGAAGGCGCTTGAGATGTGTCGTATTATGAGGGAACAGAATTTGAGGTTTGACTGTGTGACATTGTCTTCTTTGTTGGCTGTTGCTGCTGATACAAGAGATGCTGGACTGGGCATGAAGGCACACGCATATTGTGTTAAGAATGATTTTGAGTATGATGTGGTTGTCTCGAGTGGAATCATTGATATGTACGCGAAGTGTGGGAGGATGGATTGTGCAAGAAGAATTTTCAGCTCTACCAGAAAGAAGGACATTGTGTTGTGGAATACGATGTTGGCTGCTTGTGCTGAGCAGGGTCTGAGTGGGGAGGCCTTGAAGTTGTTCTTTCAATTGCAGCTGGAGAGCGTGCCTCCAAATGTGGTTTCTTGGAATTCTGTGATTTTTGGTTTCTTTAAGAATGGTCAGGTTGCTGAGGCTAGAAACATGTTTGCAGAAATGTGCTCCTCTGGTGTTACGCCTAATTTGATCACGTGGACGACGGTGATGTCTGGTTTGGCTCAGAATGGTCTTGGTTATGATGCCATGATGGTTTTCAGGGAGATGCAGGATATGGGAATCAGTCCCAATAACATGAGCATAACTTGTGCGCTCTCAGCTTGCACCAGCATGGCATTATTGAAATATGGAAGGGCAATTCATGGGTATATCATGAGGCATTATATGTTTCAATCTCTTAATATCGCAACCACTATAATGGATATGTATGCTAAATGTGGAGCTTTGAATGATGCTAAGCATGTTTTCAGTTTGTGTTCTACAAAGGAATTGCCTGTGTACAATGCAATGATATCTGCATATGCATCTCATGGTCAAGCTAGAGAAGCTCTTGCGCTTTTTAAACAGTTGGGAAAAAAAGGAATTGTGCCAGATCATATAACCCTTACTAGTGTGCTGTCAGCATGCAGCCACGGGGGTTTGGTGAAGGAGGGCATCGAGATTTTCAAGTATATGGTCTCTGATCTCCAGATGTCACCGAGTCAGGAACATTATGGTTGTTTGATCAAACTTTTGGCCGGAGATGGCCAGTTAGATGAAGCTCTTGAGACTATTTTTACAATGCCAAGCCATCCTGATGAACATATATTAGGATCTCTGCTTGCGGCGTGTGGACAAAATCATGATATTGAACTAGCTGATTATATAGCAAAATGGTTGTTGAAACTGGATCCGCATAATTCAGGGAATTATGTGGCTCTTTCAAATGTATATGCAACTGTTGGAAAATGGGATGAAGTGTCAAATATAAGGAGATTCATGAAAGAAAAGGGTCTACGAAAGATTCCTGGGTGTAGCTGGATTCAAGTTGGACAAGAACTACATTATTTTATTGCTGGCGATAGATCACACCCTAAAACCGAAGAGATATATGTTACATTGGATTTGTTGGGATCTGAAATGCATTAA
- the LOC137821763 gene encoding uncharacterized protein — protein sequence MYGPDSDNIGVKVLRSVAGRVEVEHTWRMEENWRGCNSGMVLETLTQRGWCLEDTDQLKAIIHIQSALADEHSQFLRCVESELLNSDLRSIGAKSLPQPSLLRNASSLHGPKVLQITSVRDISQSSVDEFLRNSGSRRVLRLGLTDGHSEITAVEYSHVPSIPDNVVPGTKIRLENKVVVRSGIVCLNPKVLTVLGGVVQSLYDEWEMNKKYSGFSRSSLKKLENRDTGGPPQFVKLQVGSYSGITDYNSSRSHKPIADVGEAEKRQTGIADYNSSRNRKPIAMLGTTETRPTDIQQGPNQKADILDANQESNLPQQRAQDKASSSGTRPKEVVESVPVQNQAAAQKLLQKLNQPSQNDRRGRGWKHRGKGKEDDPVVFTLEEYENRKAQTKLTNIEKDRYISHDEDFARHLQNQLNLEDSRVGLGLGTYEAKAQDIRISMFTYERDSDSSHQMAQGGRGRGRGRGRGRGRGRGRGR from the exons ATGTACGGGCCTGACTCCGATAACATTGGCGTTAAGGTTTTGCGTAGCGTTGCGGGCAGAGTGGAAGTAGAACACACTTGGCGGATGGAGGAGAATTGGAGAGGTTGCAATTCAGGAATGGTGTTGGAAACCCTAACACAAAGAGGTTGGTGTTTGGAAGACACTGATCAATTGAAGGCCATCATCCACATTCAATCTGCACTCGCCGATGAACATTCTCAATTCCTACGTTGTGTCGAGTCAGAGCTTCTCAATTCGGACCTTCGATCTATTGGCGCCAAGTCCTTACCCCAACCCTCTCTTCTGCGCAATGCTTCGTCTCTTCACGGCCCAAAAGTTCTTCAG ATAACTTCGGTGAGGGATATATCTCAGAGTAGCGTGGATGAGTTTTTGAGGAATTCAGGTAGTCGGAGAGTTCTCAGATTGGGTCTCACTGATGGTCACTCCGAAATAACTGCTGTGGAATATTCTCACGTTCCTTCTATACCTGACAATGTTGTTCCGGGTACTAAG ATCCGTTTGGAAAATAAAGTTGTAGTTCGCAGTGGAATTGTTTGCTTAAATCCTAAAGTATTGACTGTATTAGGAGGTGTTGTTCAATCACTCTACGATGAATGggagatgaataaaaaatattcaggATTCTCCCGATCATCTTTAAAAAAGCTAGAGAATCGTGATACAGGTGGTCCTCCACAGTTTGTGAAGCTGCAGGTTGGATCTTACTCAG GTATTACAGATTATAACTCTAGTAGAAGTCATAAGCCAATTGCTGATGTTGGTGAAGCTGAGAAGAGACAAACAGGTATTGCAGATTATAACTCTAGTAGAAATCGTAAACCAATTGCTATGCTTGGTACAACTGAGACGAGACCAACTGATATCCAGCAAGGCCCCAATCAGAAGGCAGATATTTTGGATGCAAATCAAGAATCCAATCTACCTCAACAAAGAGCTCAAGACAAGGCTAGTAGTTCAGGCACAAGGCCAAAAGAAG TTGTGGAATCTGTTCCTGTGCAAAATCAAGCAGCTGCCCAAAAATTACTTCAGAAGCTGAATCAACCAAGTCAGAATGATCGACGTGGTAGGGGTTGGAAACATAGGGGCAAGGGGAAAGAAGATGATCCAGTTGTATTCACTCTGGAAGAATATGAAAACAGAAAGGCGCAGACAAAGCTTACTAATATAGAAAAGGATCGATACATTAGTCATGATGAGGATTTTGCTAGGCACCTTCAAAATCAACTAAACCTTGAGGATTCTCGG GTAGGATTGGGTTTGGGTACTTATGAAGCCAAGGCACAGGATATTAGGATAAGTATGTTCACATATGAAAGGGATTCTGACAGCAGCCATCAAATGGCACAAGGAGGAAGAGGAAGGGGAAGGggaagaggaagggggagaggaaggggaagaggaagggggagatGA
- the LOC137822384 gene encoding uncharacterized protein, which translates to MKIFVESIDRRIWDAIENGPFIPKDEKDNVSTVKPWSQWTESESKKAKFDCIAKNIITSALNSDEFFRVSQCASAKEIWNILEVIHEGTNNVKRARKHALIQEYEMFKMKKGETIADVQKRFTHIVNHLIILEREELNIKILECLDRSW; encoded by the coding sequence ATGAAGATCTTTGTGGAATCAATTGATAGAAGAATTTGGGATGCCATTGAAAATGGACCTTTTATTCcaaaagatgaaaaagataatgtttcTACTgtaaaaccttggtcccaatggactgagtcTGAAAGCAAAAAGGcgaagtttgattgcattgctaagaacatcataacatctgctctaaattctgatgagtttttcagggtatcaCAATGTGCTTCAGCAAAAGAAATATGGAATATTCTTGAAGTTATTCATGAAGGAACCAATAATGTAAAGAGAGCAAGAAAGcatgctctaatccaagagtatgagatgttcaaaaTGAAAAAAGGGGAGACCATTGCTGATGTTCAAAAGAGGTTCACTCACATTGTCAACCATCTAATTATCCTTGAAAGGGAGGAACTCAATATCAAGATCCTCGAGTGTTTAGACAGATCTTGGTAG